The Methylacidimicrobium sp. B4 genome contains a region encoding:
- a CDS encoding dienelactone hydrolase family protein yields MRGLPLLISVGSLFAIAAFGQEKAGKPGTTPTADALEPSASPDSPPPPPATPAPVVETAKPALRGAMVRLSDFGTDDVAYLSIPDSPPVAAVVLVPGMWGLDDWIKLSADRLARQGFVALAVDLFNGQVPTDARIASDLERGLRGESTFRVIRAGIRFVRESPRFRTDRVALMGWEIGAGFVLEMLLTEKGIDAGVLFYGPLELDRGKLAKLKVPVCGIYGDRDPSIPREELLRFTKIVEEEHKPFDLHVFPAGTSFADPRSAGFDPVSAEAAWNMAAHFLDHHLAESVSSKKDGGWRDLFRMSEKK; encoded by the coding sequence GTGCGTGGTCTACCCCTTCTGATTTCAGTTGGTTCTCTCTTCGCCATAGCCGCTTTCGGTCAGGAGAAAGCAGGAAAGCCCGGAACGACCCCGACCGCCGACGCGCTCGAGCCTTCTGCTTCCCCTGACTCGCCTCCCCCTCCGCCAGCGACTCCCGCTCCGGTCGTCGAGACCGCAAAGCCCGCGCTCCGAGGGGCGATGGTGCGATTGAGCGATTTCGGAACCGATGATGTGGCCTATCTCTCGATTCCCGACAGCCCTCCGGTGGCCGCGGTCGTCTTGGTCCCCGGCATGTGGGGGCTCGATGACTGGATCAAGCTCAGTGCCGACCGGTTGGCCCGCCAGGGTTTCGTCGCGCTCGCGGTGGATCTCTTCAACGGTCAGGTTCCCACCGATGCGCGGATCGCCTCGGACTTGGAACGAGGCCTTCGCGGAGAGTCGACTTTCCGCGTCATCCGAGCGGGCATCCGGTTCGTGCGCGAGAGTCCGCGATTCCGAACGGATCGGGTGGCGCTCATGGGCTGGGAGATCGGTGCGGGCTTTGTGCTCGAAATGCTTTTGACCGAAAAGGGGATCGACGCCGGAGTCTTGTTTTACGGCCCCCTCGAGCTTGATCGGGGAAAGCTGGCCAAGCTCAAGGTGCCGGTCTGCGGGATTTACGGGGACCGCGACCCTTCGATTCCCAGGGAGGAACTGCTTCGGTTCACCAAGATCGTGGAGGAAGAGCACAAACCCTTCGACTTGCACGTCTTCCCTGCGGGAACCAGCTTTGCCGATCCGCGGAGTGCCGGCTTCGATCCGGTCAGTGCGGAGGCAGCGTGGAACATGGCCGCACACTTTCTCGATCACCATCTTGCGGAAAGCGTGAGCAGCAAGAAGGATGGGGGGTGGCGCGATCTCTTTCGCATGA